One genomic segment of Manis pentadactyla isolate mManPen7 chromosome 1, mManPen7.hap1, whole genome shotgun sequence includes these proteins:
- the GPR27 gene encoding probable G-protein coupled receptor 27, which translates to MANASEPGGGGGEAAALGLKLATLSLLLCVSLAGNVLFALLIVRERSLHRAPYYLLLDLCLADGLRALACLPAVMLAARRAAAAAGAPPGALGCKLLAFLAALFCFHAAFLLLGVGVTRYLAIAHHRFYAERLAGWPCAAMLVCAAWALALAAAFPPVLDGGGGDDEDAPCALEQRPDGAPGALGFLLLLAVVVGATHLVYLRLLFFIHDRRKMRPARLVPAVSHDWTFHGPGATGQAAANWTAGFGRGPTPPALVGIRPAGPGRGARRLLVLEEFKTEKRLCKMFYAVTLLFLLLWGPYVVASYLRVLVRPGAVPQSYLTASVWLTFAQAGINPVVCFLFNRELRDCFRAQFPCCQSPQSTPATLPCDLKGIGL; encoded by the coding sequence ATGGCGAACGCCAGCGAGCCGGGCGGCGGAGGCGGCgaggcggccgcgctgggcctcAAGCTGGCCACGCTCAGCCTGCTGCTGTGCGTGAGCCTGGCGGGCAACGTGCTGTTCGCGCTGCTCATCGTGCGGGAGCGCAGCCTGCACCGCGCCCCGTACTACCTGCTGCTCGACCTGTGCCTGGCCGACGGGCTGCGCGCGCTCGCCTGCCTCCCGGCCGTCATGCTGGCGGCGCGGCGGGCAGCGGCCGCGGCGGGGGCGCCGCCGGGCGCGCTGGGCTGCAAGCTGCTCGCCTTCCTGGCCGCGCTCTTCTGCTTCCACGCCGCCTTCCTTCTGCTCGGCGTGGGCGTCACCCGCTACCTGGCCATCGCGCACCACCGCTTCTACGCCGAGCGCCTGGCCGGATGGCCGTGCGCCGCCATGCTGGTGTGCGCCGCCTGGGCGCTGGCGCTAGCCGCGGCCTTCCCGCCCGTGCtggacggcggcggcggcgacgacGAGGACGCGCCGTGCGCCCTGGAGCAGCGGCCCGACGGCGCCCCCGGCGCGCTcggcttcctgctgctgctggccGTGGTGGTGGGCGCCACGCACCTCGTCTACCTCCGCCTGCTCTTCTTCATCCACGACCGCCGCAAGATGCGGCCCGCGCGCCTCGTGCCCGCCGTCAGCCACGACTGGACCTTCCACGGCCCCGGCGCCACCGGCCAGGCGGCCGCCAACTGGACCGCGGGCTTCGGCCGCGGGCCCACGCCGCCCGCGCTCGTGGGCATCCGGCCGGCGGGGCCGGGCCGCGGCGCGCGCCGCCTCCTCGTGCTCGAGGAGTTCAAGACGGAGAAGAGGCTGTGCAAGATGTTCTACGCCGTCACGCTGCTCTTCCTGCTCCTCTGGGGGCCCTACGTCGTGGCCAGTTACCTGCGGGTCTTGGTGCGGCCCGGCGCCGTCCCCCAGTCCTACCTGACGGCCTCCGTGTGGCTCACCTTCGCGCAGGCCGGCATCAACCCCGTCGTGTGTTTCCTCTTCAACAGGGAGCTGCGGGACTGCTTCCGGGCCCAGTTCCCCTGCTGCCAGAGCCCCCAGAGcaccccagccaccctcccctgCGACTTGAAAGGCATTGGTCTCTGA